A single genomic interval of Sinorhizobium garamanticum harbors:
- a CDS encoding aminotransferase class IV family protein: MTDFSLIETLRFEPETGFVRLRLHLARLTRSARRLGFAGADATEAQLREAVRGAAGPLRVRLTLDRHGAIAVTTAPFAPLPDDAVWRVRIAATTIDSSNRLLRFKTTRRGIFEAARSEFSSAEADEVILLNEKGEVCEGTITSVFLDDGSGILKTPPIACGLLAGVLRAELICQRRARVSRLSPADLECGDLYLGNSLRGLIRAKLGV; this comes from the coding sequence ATGACGGATTTTTCGCTGATCGAGACGCTGCGCTTCGAGCCGGAGACCGGCTTCGTCCGGCTGCGGCTGCATCTGGCGCGGCTGACGCGCTCGGCGCGGCGGCTTGGCTTTGCCGGCGCAGACGCTACGGAAGCGCAGCTGAGGGAAGCCGTGCGCGGTGCTGCAGGTCCGCTGCGGGTCCGCCTGACGCTTGACCGCCACGGGGCCATCGCCGTGACCACCGCTCCCTTTGCCCCTCTTCCCGACGATGCCGTCTGGCGCGTGCGGATCGCTGCCACAACGATCGATTCCAGCAACCGGCTGCTTCGGTTCAAGACGACGCGGCGCGGAATCTTCGAGGCGGCGCGCAGCGAGTTCTCGTCGGCGGAAGCCGACGAAGTCATCCTGCTCAACGAAAAGGGCGAGGTTTGCGAAGGCACGATAACCTCCGTCTTCCTCGATGACGGAAGCGGCATCCTCAAAACGCCGCCGATTGCCTGCGGCCTGCTTGCCGGCGTGCTGCGCGCCGAACTCATCTGCCAGCGCCGCGCGCGCGTTTCTCGTCTCTCGCCTGCCGATCTTGAATGCGGGGACCTCTATCTCGGCAATTCGCTACGAGGTCTGATCCGCGCGAAACTCGGGGTCTGA
- a CDS encoding GGDEF domain-containing protein — MIGDHLQTLMELEARSPVLIALYDQQDRLCFANDAFRAAYNLAPDDFPIWADLMRRNYACGKGTVVKTDDIEAWIAATVHRRGKVPFRALETDLHDGRWLWMTETVDANGCMLCIAVDITSIRAEERALRQDRDFAVRASQVDELTSVPNRRYTMDRLTDFIANCSGNPDMWGCVAIIDIDYFKAINDRYGHQRGDEVLLDFARQMQGIVRRSDCFGRIGGEEFMLILPDTTVSESHLILDRVLDKVRSARPLSNIPEFYYTCSVGLAEYRDGDTVNDIYARADEALYLAKREGRDRVKRYTLAGSDPEFRADQTS, encoded by the coding sequence GTGATTGGCGACCATCTCCAGACCTTGATGGAACTGGAGGCCCGATCGCCCGTATTGATCGCACTTTATGATCAGCAGGACCGTTTGTGTTTTGCCAATGATGCATTTCGCGCCGCCTATAATCTCGCTCCGGACGACTTTCCGATCTGGGCTGATTTGATGCGGCGCAACTATGCCTGCGGCAAGGGCACGGTGGTGAAGACGGACGACATCGAAGCCTGGATCGCGGCCACGGTCCATCGGCGCGGCAAGGTCCCGTTTCGTGCGCTCGAAACCGACCTTCATGACGGCCGTTGGCTGTGGATGACCGAGACGGTCGACGCCAATGGCTGCATGCTTTGCATCGCCGTCGATATCACCTCGATACGCGCCGAGGAACGCGCGCTGCGACAGGACCGCGATTTCGCGGTGCGTGCATCGCAGGTGGACGAGCTCACCAGCGTGCCGAACCGGCGCTACACGATGGACAGGCTTACCGACTTCATTGCGAACTGCAGCGGCAATCCGGACATGTGGGGTTGCGTGGCGATCATCGACATCGATTACTTCAAGGCGATCAACGATCGCTATGGCCACCAGCGCGGCGATGAAGTTCTGCTCGATTTCGCCCGCCAGATGCAGGGGATCGTCCGCCGCTCAGATTGTTTCGGCCGAATCGGCGGCGAGGAGTTCATGCTGATCCTTCCTGACACGACGGTCAGCGAGAGCCATCTCATCCTAGATCGGGTGTTGGATAAGGTGCGTAGCGCCCGCCCGCTCTCGAACATCCCGGAATTCTACTACACCTGCTCGGTGGGGCTCGCGGAATACCGCGACGGCGACACGGTCAACGATATCTATGCGCGCGCGGACGAAGCCCTCTATCTTGCCAAGCGCGAAGGGCGCGACCGCGTGAAGCGCTATACGCTCGCAGGCTCAGACCCCGAGTTTCGCGCGGATCAGACCTCGTAG
- a CDS encoding homospermidine synthase, whose protein sequence is MADTTYPVYGEITGPIVMIGFGSIGHGTLPLIERHFKYDKNRLIVVEPREDAKDTEIFERHGVRHVKAYVTKDNYKELLKPLLTEGDGQGFCVNLSVDTSSLDLMKLCRKLDVLYIDTVVEPWLGFYFNTEMDNAARTNYALRETVRKEKQKNPGGTTAVSTCGANPGMVSWFVKKALLNLADDLGLKYEEPHQDDREGWAKLMKKAGVKGIHIAERDTQRSKNPKPLDVFWNTWSVEGFISEGLQPAELGWGTHETWMPKNAKKHKKGCKAAIYLEQPGANTRVRTWCPTPGPQYGFLVTHNESISIADFFTVNGKDGEVTYRPTCHYAYHPNNDAVLSLHEMFGNGGNAQPVHHVLDENELVDGIDELGVLLYGHDKNAYWYGSRLSLEETRSIAPYQNATGLQVTSAVLAGMVWALENPKAGIVEADEMDYKRCLEVQLPYLGPVEGHYTDWTPLEGRPGLFPEDLDTKDPWQFRNILFR, encoded by the coding sequence ATGGCAGATACCACTTATCCGGTTTATGGCGAGATCACGGGGCCGATCGTCATGATCGGTTTCGGTTCGATCGGCCACGGCACATTGCCGCTGATCGAACGCCACTTCAAATACGACAAGAACCGGTTGATTGTGGTCGAACCGCGCGAAGATGCCAAGGATACGGAGATTTTCGAGCGCCATGGCGTGCGCCACGTCAAGGCTTACGTGACCAAGGACAACTACAAGGAACTGTTGAAGCCGCTGCTGACCGAGGGCGACGGACAGGGCTTCTGCGTCAACCTCTCCGTTGACACGTCCTCGCTCGATCTTATGAAGCTTTGCCGCAAGCTCGATGTCCTCTACATCGACACGGTCGTGGAGCCCTGGCTCGGGTTCTACTTCAACACCGAAATGGACAACGCCGCACGCACCAACTATGCGCTGCGCGAGACGGTGCGTAAGGAAAAGCAGAAGAACCCGGGCGGCACCACCGCGGTTTCGACCTGCGGCGCCAACCCGGGCATGGTCTCCTGGTTCGTCAAGAAGGCGCTCCTCAACCTCGCCGACGATCTCGGTCTGAAATATGAGGAGCCGCATCAGGACGACCGCGAAGGCTGGGCCAAGCTGATGAAGAAGGCGGGCGTCAAGGGCATCCATATTGCAGAGCGCGACACGCAGCGCAGCAAGAATCCCAAGCCGCTCGACGTCTTCTGGAACACCTGGTCGGTCGAAGGCTTCATTTCGGAAGGCCTGCAGCCGGCCGAGCTTGGCTGGGGCACGCACGAAACCTGGATGCCGAAGAACGCCAAGAAGCACAAGAAGGGCTGCAAGGCGGCGATCTATCTGGAACAGCCGGGCGCAAACACGCGTGTCCGCACCTGGTGCCCGACGCCGGGCCCGCAGTACGGCTTCCTCGTCACGCACAACGAGTCGATCTCGATCGCCGACTTCTTCACCGTTAACGGTAAGGACGGCGAAGTCACGTACCGCCCGACCTGCCACTATGCCTATCATCCCAACAACGACGCCGTGCTCTCGCTGCACGAGATGTTCGGCAATGGCGGCAATGCGCAGCCGGTGCACCACGTTCTCGACGAGAACGAACTCGTTGACGGCATCGATGAACTCGGCGTCCTGCTCTACGGTCATGACAAGAACGCCTACTGGTATGGCTCGCGCCTGTCGCTGGAAGAAACCCGGAGCATCGCGCCCTATCAGAATGCCACCGGCCTGCAGGTGACGAGCGCCGTTCTCGCCGGCATGGTCTGGGCACTCGAGAACCCGAAGGCGGGCATCGTCGAAGCCGACGAGATGGACTACAAGCGCTGCCTGGAAGTGCAGCTTCCCTATCTCGGCCCGGTCGAAGGTCACTACACCGACTGGACGCCGCTTGAGGGCCGTCCGGGCCTGTTCCCGGAAGACCTCGACACCAAGGATCCGTGGCAGTTCCGGAACATCCTCTTCCGCTAA
- a CDS encoding heme-dependent oxidative N-demethylase family protein, producing MKHTPYDGSSKPFTIGLVQLDPDRWIEPDDALEFYLDEKARLLASMRENIFVAETGTEPAQSELLNVLTEYLPNRYPALYRREGDAMVVGKRRVALAGDAALVTAGSLVQDDLAIMERKDGDWRLAAAYVAFPSSWSLAEKFGRAMHEIHAPVPGFGQGTRNAELITRMFDNLSPGRFVERFNWAINVDGALHLSKSKSEEVDAEAVSLSEDRTFIRIERQTLRKLPETGAIVFTIRIYSDPLAALRNRPDAAGLARSFVAELRELTLPQAAYKGLVSKREALIAALLAIAG from the coding sequence ATGAAACACACCCCCTACGACGGTTCGTCAAAACCATTCACGATCGGCCTCGTCCAGCTCGACCCCGATCGGTGGATTGAACCGGACGATGCGCTTGAGTTCTATCTCGACGAAAAGGCGCGGCTGCTCGCCTCCATGCGCGAGAACATTTTCGTTGCCGAGACCGGAACGGAGCCTGCGCAGAGCGAACTCCTGAATGTGCTCACCGAATACCTGCCCAACCGATATCCAGCGCTTTACCGACGCGAGGGCGACGCGATGGTCGTCGGTAAGCGCCGGGTGGCGCTTGCCGGCGATGCCGCTCTCGTCACCGCGGGCTCACTGGTTCAGGACGACCTTGCCATCATGGAGCGCAAGGATGGCGACTGGCGACTTGCCGCGGCCTATGTCGCCTTTCCATCCTCCTGGTCGCTCGCGGAGAAATTCGGCCGGGCGATGCACGAGATTCATGCGCCCGTTCCCGGCTTCGGCCAGGGCACGCGCAATGCCGAACTCATCACCCGCATGTTCGACAATCTTTCGCCCGGACGTTTCGTCGAACGCTTCAACTGGGCGATCAACGTCGACGGCGCGCTGCATCTGTCGAAGTCGAAATCCGAGGAGGTCGATGCGGAGGCGGTGTCGCTTTCCGAAGACCGCACCTTCATCCGCATCGAGCGCCAGACGCTTCGCAAGCTGCCGGAAACCGGCGCGATCGTCTTCACGATCCGCATCTATTCCGACCCGCTCGCCGCACTCAGAAACCGACCGGATGCGGCAGGACTTGCCCGATCCTTCGTTGCCGAACTGCGCGAATTGACGCTGCCACAGGCAGCATACAAGGGTCTTGTGAGCAAGCGGGAGGCCCTGATCGCGGCGTTGCTGGCGATTGCCGGTTAA
- the omp10 gene encoding outer membrane lipoprotein Omp10, whose product MKPFAIPTLLAAAAALASCQSSPREIGGPPPSQAAGVEGAWVDPNGIVSTFAGGTFSTRTTDTNQLLASGNYVNVSPTLVEISMTSLVRNTQSKVNCALVAPTQLNCTTDSGAQFSLTRRG is encoded by the coding sequence ATGAAGCCTTTCGCCATTCCGACCCTTCTGGCCGCCGCGGCAGCGCTGGCGTCATGCCAGTCGTCGCCACGGGAAATCGGCGGACCGCCGCCGAGCCAGGCGGCCGGCGTCGAGGGCGCCTGGGTCGATCCGAACGGCATCGTTTCCACCTTCGCCGGCGGGACGTTCTCTACACGCACGACAGACACCAACCAGTTGCTTGCTTCCGGCAACTACGTGAATGTCAGCCCGACGCTTGTCGAAATCAGCATGACGTCACTGGTGCGCAACACCCAGTCGAAGGTCAACTGCGCGCTCGTTGCACCAACGCAGTTGAACTGCACCACCGATTCCGGCGCTCAGTTCTCGCTTACGCGCCGCGGCTGA
- a CDS encoding aminodeoxychorismate synthase component I — protein sequence MIENAPYVLFRDDSENRTTVFAEPSRVITARTRSEFRRGLGEIEGAHRAGKWLAGYMAYEAGHLFEEKLEPFAEENRETPLMSFGVFDAPAEGHPLGEPQRRMENEPLLSEPRAGWDFPAYRARFERLHQHLRQGDCYQANLTMPIHARWSGDPRAAFWSLIERQPVKYGALVSLDGPVLLSRSPELFFHVDADGWIETHPMKGTAPRGATAEEDAAIIAAMRADEKTQAENRMIVDLLRNDISRVTTVGTLNVPKLFDIETYPTVHQMVSHVRAKLRPDTGIADIFAALFPCGSITGAPKIRAMEILHELESGPRDAYCGAIGFIAPNGVMRFNVAIRTISLFPDGRAVFNVGGGIVFDSKAEAEYDECLLKARFAVGDAEIAR from the coding sequence ATGATCGAGAATGCGCCCTATGTCCTTTTCCGGGACGACAGCGAGAACCGGACGACGGTTTTCGCCGAACCCTCACGCGTCATCACGGCACGGACGCGAAGTGAGTTCCGGCGCGGCCTCGGGGAAATCGAAGGCGCTCATCGCGCCGGAAAGTGGCTCGCCGGCTATATGGCCTATGAGGCAGGGCACCTTTTCGAAGAAAAGCTTGAGCCCTTTGCCGAGGAGAACCGTGAAACGCCGCTGATGTCTTTCGGCGTCTTCGACGCGCCCGCGGAGGGTCATCCACTCGGCGAACCGCAGCGACGGATGGAAAACGAGCCTCTCCTCTCCGAACCTCGCGCGGGTTGGGATTTTCCCGCCTACCGCGCGCGGTTCGAACGCCTCCATCAGCACCTGCGCCAGGGAGATTGCTACCAGGCGAACCTGACGATGCCGATCCACGCACGCTGGTCGGGCGACCCACGCGCGGCCTTCTGGTCGCTCATCGAGCGCCAGCCGGTGAAATACGGGGCGCTGGTGTCGCTCGACGGCCCGGTTCTTCTTTCGCGCTCACCGGAACTGTTCTTTCACGTCGACGCCGACGGTTGGATCGAAACGCATCCGATGAAGGGCACGGCGCCGCGCGGCGCGACGGCCGAAGAGGACGCGGCGATCATCGCCGCGATGCGGGCAGACGAAAAGACCCAGGCCGAAAACCGGATGATCGTCGACCTCTTGCGCAACGACATCTCCCGCGTCACCACGGTCGGAACGTTGAACGTTCCAAAACTCTTCGACATTGAAACCTATCCGACCGTTCATCAGATGGTGAGCCACGTCAGGGCCAAGCTTCGGCCCGACACCGGCATCGCCGATATCTTTGCGGCTCTCTTTCCCTGCGGTTCGATCACCGGCGCGCCAAAAATCCGGGCGATGGAAATCCTTCATGAACTGGAGAGCGGGCCGCGCGACGCCTATTGCGGCGCCATCGGCTTCATCGCCCCGAACGGTGTCATGCGATTCAACGTGGCGATCCGGACGATCTCGCTGTTTCCAGACGGCCGGGCGGTCTTCAATGTCGGCGGCGGCATCGTTTTCGATTCAAAGGCCGAGGCCGAATATGACGAATGCCTGTTGAAGGCGCGCTTCGCCGTCGGCGACGCCGAGATCGCGCGATGA
- a CDS encoding M3 family oligoendopeptidase, which produces MPLSTRNPAASAIQFALRATAGQAHAAAADLGDLPSWRLEDLYASATSEAFRADMAKADAAAIAFEKKWKGKLADAAGKTGDEGIGAAVKEFEALEDLMGRIASFAGLTYFSDTSKPANGKLYGDVQSKLTDMSAHLLFFSLELNRIEDSIIDAALTKDSLAAHYKPWILDLRKDKPYQLDDKLEQLFLEKSMTGASAFNRLFDETVAALTFNVDGEALPLEVALNLLQDPSPETRKKAAMALAETFKANIRTFTLITNTLAKDKEISDRWRGFADIADSRHLANRVEREVVDALAAAVKAAYPRLSHRYYTMKAKWLGMEQMDFWDRNAPLPETPNAIIPWNEAKDTVLSAYHAFAPEMATIARRFFDDLWIDAPVRPGKAPGAFAHPTVPSVHPYVLVNYMGKPRDVMTLAHELGHGVHQVLAGAQGALMASTPLTLAETASVFGEMLTFRALLDQTKDKRERKAMLAQKVEDMINTVVRQIAFYEFERKVHTARKDGELTADDLGEMWLSIQTESLGPAIRISDGYETYWAYIPHFIHSPFYVYAYAFGDCLVNSLYAVYQKAEKGFQEKYFELLKAGGTKHHSELLAPFGLDATDPSFWAQGLSMIEGLIDELEALDKA; this is translated from the coding sequence ATGCCTCTATCCACTCGAAACCCTGCCGCTTCTGCCATTCAATTCGCTCTTCGTGCGACGGCCGGACAGGCGCATGCTGCTGCCGCCGACCTCGGCGATCTGCCGTCCTGGCGGCTTGAAGATCTTTACGCGTCCGCCACGTCGGAAGCATTCCGCGCCGACATGGCGAAGGCGGATGCCGCCGCGATCGCCTTTGAGAAGAAATGGAAAGGCAAGCTTGCGGATGCCGCCGGCAAGACCGGCGACGAGGGAATCGGCGCAGCGGTGAAGGAGTTCGAGGCGCTCGAGGATCTGATGGGCCGCATCGCCTCGTTTGCGGGGCTCACCTATTTCTCCGACACGTCCAAGCCGGCGAACGGCAAACTCTATGGCGACGTCCAGTCGAAGCTCACCGACATGTCGGCGCATCTCCTGTTCTTCTCGCTGGAACTCAACCGTATCGAGGACAGCATCATCGATGCGGCTCTGACAAAGGACAGCCTTGCGGCACACTACAAGCCGTGGATCCTCGACCTGCGCAAGGACAAGCCCTATCAACTCGACGACAAGCTGGAGCAGCTCTTCCTCGAAAAGTCGATGACCGGCGCGTCAGCCTTCAACCGACTGTTCGACGAGACCGTTGCCGCGCTCACCTTCAACGTCGACGGCGAGGCGTTGCCGCTCGAGGTTGCGTTGAACCTTCTGCAGGATCCCTCGCCGGAGACCCGCAAGAAGGCGGCCATGGCACTCGCCGAAACCTTCAAGGCGAACATCCGCACCTTCACGCTGATTACCAACACGCTTGCCAAGGACAAGGAAATCTCCGACCGCTGGCGGGGCTTCGCGGATATCGCCGACAGCCGCCATCTCGCCAATCGCGTCGAACGGGAGGTCGTGGACGCGCTGGCCGCCGCGGTCAAGGCCGCCTATCCGCGCCTCTCGCACCGCTACTACACCATGAAGGCGAAATGGCTCGGCATGGAGCAGATGGATTTCTGGGACCGCAACGCCCCGCTCCCCGAAACGCCAAACGCCATCATTCCCTGGAACGAGGCGAAGGACACGGTGCTCTCTGCCTATCACGCCTTCGCTCCGGAAATGGCAACGATCGCCCGCCGTTTCTTCGATGACCTCTGGATCGACGCACCCGTCCGCCCCGGCAAGGCGCCCGGCGCCTTCGCCCATCCGACGGTTCCCTCCGTCCATCCCTACGTGCTCGTCAATTATATGGGCAAGCCGCGGGACGTGATGACACTCGCCCACGAACTCGGCCACGGCGTGCATCAAGTGCTCGCCGGCGCTCAGGGTGCGCTCATGGCTTCGACGCCGCTGACGCTTGCCGAAACCGCCTCCGTCTTCGGCGAGATGTTGACCTTCCGTGCACTCCTCGACCAGACCAAGGACAAGCGCGAGCGCAAGGCGATGCTCGCGCAGAAGGTGGAGGACATGATCAACACGGTCGTGCGCCAGATCGCCTTCTATGAATTCGAGCGCAAGGTCCACACCGCTCGCAAGGACGGCGAACTGACCGCCGACGACCTCGGCGAAATGTGGCTTTCGATTCAAACGGAAAGCCTCGGTCCCGCGATCCGGATCTCCGACGGCTACGAGACCTATTGGGCCTATATCCCCCATTTCATCCACTCGCCCTTCTACGTCTATGCCTACGCCTTCGGCGATTGCCTGGTGAACTCGCTCTACGCCGTCTATCAAAAGGCCGAGAAGGGCTTTCAGGAGAAGTATTTCGAGCTCCTGAAGGCCGGAGGAACCAAGCATCATTCCGAACTGCTGGCGCCCTTCGGGCTCGACGCGACCGATCCGTCGTTCTGGGCGCAGGGACTGTCGATGATTGAGGGGCTGATCGACGAGTTGGAGGCGCTTGATAAGGCCTGA